One part of the Oryzias melastigma strain HK-1 linkage group LG21, ASM292280v2, whole genome shotgun sequence genome encodes these proteins:
- the LOC112155058 gene encoding protein SIX6OS1, whose protein sequence is MDVKMDEQISLKNIDGLLFQLGHQSRELSQQKNTICQQIQVFRADIAEKKSYYETMCGNLKKLEEEVRVKQGTLTQTKENAKSMKETASFLLQHEQTLRAELESRKSSYNHDQEIYEERISDCTKKFKSYEDGYFQNPLAQKLLKLQAENEEIECRIVACDDQITMKEKELEFLTRPPVNSVSSGKTAESQEQEQEEAESKEGGDPSLDVSSLCINQKTTDQTEDSNAEMIDQQEKAQNSPTCHSPEEKADNPLWSDDVHDTSDPVRSPKSIQPVENDMNSKAEEEEAPQQDEEDPASDSQNEMENQAAEDEEDPPCDEGDLAVFPQASPAESNLQAFPENIAHAPPTPTFAFHFSPTRSPCQGAAETKSPAFLFSVNSNPSTPGFSGFGFDSSQDEESSFPFSASFFNEKKTPEKDSSCQKFLFEQPEQSGDFQFAFPDKSPQPASKDAMGDDFSFSFNF, encoded by the exons ATGGATGTGAAAATGGACGAGCAaatttcactcaaaaatattGACGGCCTTCTCTTTCAGTTAG GTCATCAGTCTCGAGAACTTTCTCAACAGAAGAATACCATTTGCCAACAAATTCAAG TTTTCAGAGCTGACATTGCTGAGAAGAAGTCTTATTATGAAACAATGTGCGGAAACCTTAAGAAGCTTGAAGAGGAAGTCAGGGTAAAGCAGGGGACTTTAACCCAGACTAAAGAAAATGCAAAGAG cATGAAAGAAACTGCCAGCTTTCTTCTTCAGCATGAGCAGACTCTGAGAGCTGAGCTGGAGAGCAGAAAAAGCAGCTACAACCATGATCA GGAGATTTATGAAGAGAGAATTTCTGACTGCACAAAGAAGTTTAAATCCTATGAAGACGGCTATTTCCAAAATCCTCTGGCTCAAAAGCTCCTCAAGCTGCAGGCTGAAAATGAGGAAATTGAATGTAGAATCGTGGCATGTGATGATCAAATAACAATGAAGGAAAAGGAGCTGGAGTTCCTCACAA GGCCGCCAGTGAACTCTGTTTCCTCTGGGAAAACAGCAGAGAG ccaGGAGCAGGAACAAGAAGAAGCTGAGTCAAAAGAGGGCGGGGATCCTTCTCTTGACGTTTCATCTCTCTGCATAAACCAGAAAACC ACTGATCAAACTGAAGACTCAAATGCAGAAATGATTGACCAGCAGGAGAAGGCCCAGAATTCCCCGACATGCCATTCTCCTGAAGAGAAGGCTGATAACCCTCTTTGGTCGGACG ATGTCCATGACACATCAGATCCAGTTAGATCTCCAAAGTCCATTCAACCTGTGGAGAATGACATGAACTCTAaggcagaggaagaggaagctCCTCAACAGGATGAG GAGGATCCTGCGTCTGATTCACAAAACGAGATGGAGAACCAAGCagctgaagatgaagaagatccACCGTGTGATGAAGGAGATCTGGCTGTTTTCCCTCAAGCTTCACCTGCAGAATCCAATCTCCAGGCCTTTCCAGAAAATATAGCACATGCGCCACCTACCCCAACATTTGCATTTCA CTTCAGCCCAACCAGATCTCCATGTCAGGGAGCAGCTGAAACGAAATCTCCAGCTTTCCTGTTCTCTGTGAACTCCAACCCGAGCACACCGGGCTTCTCCGGATTTGGCTTTGACTCCTCCCAGGATGAG GAGTCCTCTTTTCCTTTTAGTGCGTCTTTTTTCAACGAGAAG AAAACCCCGGAGAAGGATTCCAGCT GCCAAAAGTTCCTGTTTGAGCAGCCAGAGCAGAGCGGGGACTTCCAGTTTGCTTTTCCTGACAAGAGTCCCCAACCAGCAAGCAAGGACGCCATGGGGGACGacttttcattttccttcaaCTTTTAG
- the tmem169b gene encoding transmembrane protein 169, whose product MRFIAVLLKFLVKKNVQSQFLKIFLLIFLYSQRIIHYNHSLLVCKNMAQMEGPQTEGEGSPQMVSLRSDTTGNHVDDGEVAPSMRRKRRKKKEPRPESIIVYRSDIERAPEEQGGEDGAERSTEEGAKFLHSPTGEGESWSLPPDSRYVTLTGTITRGKKKGQVVDIHVTLTEKEIRDLAKSKERLDAECEAGEGAKRNCTLGVGRGPHVVLWSISCAPIVFVLSFITSFYYGTLTWYNVFLVYNEERTFWHKITICPFLIIFYPMLIMPMAVFLALYSAVVQVSWTFSEWWLSVKDLEKGFCGWACGKLGLEDCSPYSVVELLDSDTVSGTLQSKAPSEHAQTSSV is encoded by the exons ATGCGATTTATAGCCGTTTTGTTAAAG ttcttagtaaaaaaaaatgtgcagtcACAGTTTCTCAAGATCTTCTTGTTAATATTCCTATATAGTCAGAGGATAATCCATTACAATCATAGCTTGTTAGTTTGTAAAAACATGGCCCAGATGGAGGGTCCTCAAACTGAAGGGGAAGGCAGCCCTCAGATGGTCTCCTTAAGGTCTGACACCACAGGGAACCACGTGGACGATGGAGAGGTGGCACCATcgatgaggaggaagagaagaaagaagaaggAGCCACGTCCAGAATCAATTATTGTGTACCGCTCTGACATAGAGAGGGCACCAGAGGAACAAGGTGGAGAGGATGGGGCAGAGAGGAGCACGGAAGAAGGAGCAAAGTTTCTCCACAGTCCCACAGGCGAAG GAGAAAGCTGGAGCCTTCCCCCAGACAGCCGCTACGTGACCCTAACTGGAACCATCACACGAGGGAAGAAGAAGGGTCAGGTGGTGGACATACATGTCACTTTAACGGAAAAGGAGATCAGGGATCTGGCTAAATCAAAGGAGCGTCTTGATGCAGAGTGTGAGGCAGGCGAAGGCGCGAAACGTAACTGCACTTTGGGTGTGGGGCGGGGCCCGCACGTGGTCCTGTGGAGCATCTCCTGCGCTCCCATCGTTTTCGTCCTCTCCTTCATCACCTCTTTCTACTACGGCACTCTCACCTGGTACAACGTGTTCCTGGTGTACAACGAGGAGCGGACATTCTGGCACAAGATTACAATTTGCCCCTTTCTAATCATCTTCTACCCCATGCTCATCATGCCCATGGCTGTGTTTCTGGCTCTGTACTCCGCCGTGGTTCAGGTGTCCTGGACCTTCAGCGAGTGGTGGCTGTCGGTGAAAGACCTGGAGAAGGGATTCTGTGGTTGGGCTTGTGGGAAGCTGGGGCTTGAAGACTGTTCGCCGTACAGCGTGGTAGAGCTGCTGGACTCGGACACTGTTTCTGGCACTCTGCAGAGCAAAGCTCCAAGCGAACATGCCCAGACGTCATCAGTTTGA